TAAGGTCTTAGTTTGGTTAGCTTTTGTCTTCCCTCCCTACCTGGGGTGGTCACTTCCTTTGGTTGTTTTTGGCCTGAAGGTCTGTTTCACTGGCTGGTTGGTTGGAAGGTGCCATGAGTGGTGATCCTCTCAAAGTCTGCTGCTCTTAATCCATGCTTCCTTTTCCAATTCTCCAGTAAAGACAGActaagagagaagaaaagacaaagattgatgcaaaaatgtaagaatttCATGGGAGCTTCTGGTCTTTGTGTTTACATGCGCTGCCGCATAATAGAAAGTGAAACCAAAACTAaccagataaaataaaaacattgtaatgAAAAACTTGAACCTTGAATCAATAAATCTCTAATATTACCAACATTTAGTTGTAATTcacatgtatgtaaatgtattctCATTTATACAGACTAAAAAGGAAgtgagatatttaaaaaatgtactgtatcCAGTGAAAGgaaatttaaattaaagaagGGGGTGTTTATTCTCTGTGTCCTTCCCTTATAATAACCCTCCAACAGGCGGaaaatgctggaaaatgaacgtgtgtgtgtgtgtgtgtgtgtgtgtgtgtgtgtgtgtgtgtgtgtgtttgtgtgtatccaGGGCAGCTCTAGATAGCAGTGTTAAATTAGACCATGATAATAAGCTGTGGGACTTGATGTCTTCACTGAGGATTAGAGGGAGACTTCATCAGTCTTTCTTCATTTctgacctgacacacacatgcacacaacacacacacacatacaatcatACTTTCACGTTCCTTTCCTTTCACCTGACGGGTTTTAAATCTTCGTTGGTTGCTGGACGATGGTTAATTATATCACCGATGAAACAGAGCCATCACTAATGTTATTACTAACACCCATGCTTTTCCTACTATGACAAAATGTCCAATTAATCGGGTCAATTCTCACGGTACATGCTCCCACTTGGCCAAATTATTTAACAACATGCTGTGACATTTCCCAGCGGACAACACACAACTGTTTTCATCCAGAGCATCCCCCCCCCGCCACAATGTATGCTGcttactgtatactgtatagtagcaaaactaaaaactaaacaacTTTGTTGTCAAATTTATTTGGAATTTTAAACCTTAAACCTTTTTAAATCAGAGCTAGAGCAGAGGTgttaacattttcaatatttaaaacattttgtttctgtACCGTTTTTTTTCATTCACCCAAGGTCTTATGCTGGTTAGGCATAGACTTCAGAAAGACACATTTGGAGGAGGTTGCTGCCTTGAAtgctcctttttgttttagttaACAAGGTCCAGTGTGTTGTTTACCCTTGTTGGGAAAACAGCATACTGGTGTAGTTTTTGTAACGCTGAAACAGCAGGGGAAAGATCTCCGTCTTGGTGTGCTGTCTGAGGCTTACTGAAGCTGTAGTACAGTTCAGTGAGTGCCTCGTCTTTTGCTGTTATTGGGGATTGAGGTATTTCAGCTACAGACAGAATAGCTGCAAATTCCCTCACCACGAAGAAAAGCCATCAGTCGATGTTCCTCAGCTACTAAACCAGCGTTGAAGAATGTTTAGAGGCGACTACAGCATCACACGCTAGCCGGTCTAATCGGAGTCCAGGTTGTAGTCATCAAGACATGTttctgaaaagacaaaaacacacttccCTCATGTCGCACTGTTTATCCCTAAAAAGGTGTTTGTGGTACACTTTGTTGTTTAAGGAGATCCCATTGGTGAGTAcaaaagggttagggttaagtgGACTGGTAGGGCTAGCCCAGACGGCTTAGCGCTTTTAGCTTCTGCTTGTTCCCTGTTACACTTCCTTTCCAAATGAGAAACAGCAATGGAAGCTGGTTTCTTTGTCTGTTCGGGTTTGTTGTCTTCCTTCTACTAATATCTCACAGAAACTAACAGCTGCACTTTTGTCTTATGAAGACGAACTAAAGGAACTAGATAACAATTCACATGCACATTTAGAGCTGGATACCTCGACATACTGTTATAGCATTAACCAAATTAAAGCAATATCATTTGATGTTTGATTTTGTATCACAGTATGAGCACCTATGTTACAGTATATTTACTGTCTTTTACCCCAAATATAATACCTTTTACTGTATTAGTCAATAtgttttcatgaataaataGGTAATGTAAGTCAAGTCAGAAAATGATAACTCTCCTCGACTCTGTAAAGCATATAAGTGTCTTCCAGCAAGTTAATTTAGCTAGTTTTTTTTGGCTCACATTTACTGTTTGTGTCAAACAGCAGGCAAAGGTTAGCTTGTGAACATGACCGGGAATttagctgttaaaaaaaaggtatttttgttTGTAAAGACCAGAAACAGAGCCAGAATGGAGGGGATTATTGGAATTATGCTTATAAGGTGGATACACACTCCATGTGAATGCTTAAGTTGCCCTGTGTCTGCTGGTTTGCAAATGATAGACATTTCAACTTTAGAAGGACACAACATGTCCGGACTTGGATCTCTTGAATTTTGTATGAATATGCAACTCTGCCTTCCAGAAGAAGCTGAATATGTACTGACAGTGAAAAATTGATGTGGTCAGTATCTGGGCAGCTTAAGCATCTGCAGGAGGGTGAGGCAGGACATCAGGTATTAcagcaaaataaaagaagaggtTAAAATGAAGGTCAGGAAAACTAGCCTTAATGTTAGGAGTCCTTGCAtacactgaacaaactgaaatgttgactttaattaaatgtaaacagatttcccataactgtattaggttagttgaaagcaatagaTTACGTTTAAATGAGAAAAgatcaacttaatattattgctttcaactaacctaatactgttatgggatttgttgacataatacatttaattaaagtcaaggtctcagtttgttcagtgtatgtgtgagttAACATTGACATCCATCCCAGCACTTAGGAAGACGACTGCTACTCCGCACACGATGGGAAGACCCGACACATCCACTGCATAGAGCACAGGGAAAGAGAGGCATACTGtagggaggtgggggggagaaACAGGGAGAGGGCAACCAATAGTAAGGGGGCAGGGGGGAAGCTGCAGAGAAACGGAAATCTCATTACCCAGCGGTTGCACAGTACTGACAATAACTGATAATACACtacataaaatatatgaagaacTTGTGAAGATGCTAGGTTGatggagtttgtgtgtgtgtgtgtgtgtgtgtgtgtgtgtgtgtgtgtgtgtgtgtgtgtgtgtgtgtgtgtgtgtgtgtgtgtgtgtgtgtgtttgtgtgtgtgtgtgttgtgtttgtgtgtgtgtgtgtgtgtttgtgtgtgtgtttgtgtgtgtgtgtgtgtgtgtgtgtgtgtgtgtgtgtgtatcggcAAATAAAGGAGCATTGATTGCATAATGCACACGTCTCCTTGCTCCTCCTGTTTATGCATCCACTCATTTTCTCTTTacattctattttttttactgtctttttcaaacatacacacacactcacacacacacacaaacagacagacacacagtatACCCGGTGTACCTCATTACTTTTACACTCTTCATCCATCATCCttacctcctccctccccccctccccctctgacTGGGCTGTTGTTATCAATGGGATTGCAGCAGTCAGGACATTTGCACTGAATTAGCAGCCTTCCTTCACTCTCCTCAGCATGTTATTAGAGCCCCCTATCTGCAGCCTGTAGGTATAGCAACTGCGTGCCACATACtgcaatcccccccccccccccctgtaagcaccagcagcaccacaATTCTAATGACAAAGGCTAAGGCTGGTTGGGCCAAACATGTCCTGTTTGCTGATGACAGTTTCCTGTTGGTTAAGCCTGAATAAAAGGAGGTGATGTTTGATGTGCAAATTCTAAAattgcccccctccccctctctgttttttttccctctctgcagTATGTGGCGTTTGGCTcgctcttcttcatcctcctctccatctccaccTTCTGCCTGGAGACCCACGAAGCCTTCAACACCATCTACAACAAAACAGAGAACGTCACCGTTGGCAACGTGACGCACGAGGAGGTACGCAGAAGTTATGTTAGATATATTAACGCGACCATAAAAAGGGACACTGCAGCGTTCTAGATCTGCTGTTCTTTAAAGCGAGGAGAATCACGAAACTCAGAATACAAATTGAATGATCAAAAAATGAATGACAACAAATGTTGGTCTCAAACAGTCCTAAACCTCTGGTGATCCAACATAAAGCATCATCCAATGTTGAAGCATTCCAACCTAAATGTATCATCTCCAAACAGAAGTCCTCTGTTTGTCCAAAAGCAGGGACATGTACAAAGTTACAGCAAAGGGGACAATGCAGACAAAAGGCCAAAGCAAGACAGAGTAACATATAAGATAGAGAGgcaaacaataaagaaaatgaagataAGTACATATCCATGGAACACAAATAAGAAGCAGCATTCTGAAAGTATGAAGTAAAGATGTAGCAGCTTAGCATTCTGTCAGTTTGCAAGTTGTTATTGATGTATCGCCCCCTCAGTGAGACATAAAGTCAACGTTATATCAATCTTCTGTTGGTGtatacagacagagagatcaaaATGGTGTATCTCACAATCCCGAGGAATAAGAtttaaatcagaatcaagtgTATGGAtgtacagccccggaaaaaatgaagacaccactgcagcattatcaagATGAAGCTTTATTATTCCCCCTAGGGcgaaattcagttttcactctgtgtttgtacatgcatacatacatgtaggttgcacacatgcacatgcaccTTGAGAGGTGACAGAGCGAAGGTTGCCAGTCTTgccggcgccagggagcagttgggggttcggtgctttgctcaagggcacctcggcagggcccaggaggtgaactgacaCCTCTtcagtaccagtccacacttcGTATTTTTTTTTCCGCTCGGGACATGAACCGGCGACACTTCGGTTCACAGCCAATGTCCCGACAGACTGAGCCACTCCTGCCCTAAAATCATAAAACCtatttctctggttttactatttataggtatttctttgagttaaattatatatatatatatatatatatatatatatatatacatttctctgtgttggaattcaacagacactggaatggctgccttacatgtagagataaagatttaagaaacttttggagtggtctcttaattttttccggagctgtatataaaCATACCCACACACCTGTACACCCAtacaaaatcaaacatagaCACATATAAACATATGCACACATTAAGAGACATAAATAAAAGGCACAACAgttaatatatacaaaataacctGGTTATTAGAAGTCACTCAGGTGATGAAGAGGGAGAATTTGGTGTTGTAGTTACCTAAGGTAGCCTACAGGAGATCATGATGAGTCTCTTTAATTAACCCAAGTTCTCATACATTGAAAGGAAAttattactgtttttttaatggtttaatgGAAATTATTTCTTTAAGTTTTTGTGACCAGAGTTTGAAAAGGGGAATTGTAATTGTTGCTGCTTGATTCATTCAGAGGTGTTGCTGTGTTAGTTAGACAAGTTGGATGAGGCATACCTTGTAATGAAATAGTAAACACATTATGATCTGATCCTTTATCTTCTCTTCTACCCTGCAGATAGTGTATGAGGTAGTCACAGATGGCTGGCTGACATACGTGGAGGGCGTATGCGTCATATGGTTCACCATTGAAGTGATGGCGCGAGTCGTCTTCTGCCCTGACAAGGCGGAGTTCTTCCGCAGCGCCCTCAACATCATTGACTTTGTGGCTATCGTGCCCTTTTATCTGGAGGTGGCACTGAGCGGCCTCTCTTCCAAAACAGCCAAAGACGTGCTGAGCTTCCTGCGCGTGGTGCGCTTTGTCCGTATCCTGCGTATCTTCAAGCTGACCCGCCACTTTGTTGGTTTGCGGGTTCTGGGCCATACTCTGCGGGCGAGCACCAACGAGTTCCTGCTGCTAATTATCTTCTTGGCGCTGGGCGTCCTCATCTTTGCAACCATGATCTACTATGCCGAAAGAATTGGTGCAGATCCAGACGATCCGACGGCTGCGGCCCACACCAACTTCAAGAACATCCCCATCGGGTTCTGGTGGGCTGTGGTGACCATGACCACGCTGGGCTACGGGGACATGTACCCTGAGACATGGTCTGGAATGCTGGTGGGAGCCCTCTGCGCCTTGGCTGGTGTGCTGACCATTGCCATGCCTGTGCCTGTCATCGTCAACAACTTCGGCATGTACTACTCCCTGGCCATGGCCAAGCAGAAGCTCCCCAAGAAGAGGAACAAGCACATCCCTCGAGCGCCCCAGCCTGGCAGCCCCAACTACTGCAAGCCAGACGCACTGGCCATGGCAACCGCCTCGCCGCACAGGCTGATGGGCAATGTGCTCGGGCCGGGCATGGTAGGATCTGGCAGCATGATGGGTACTGGAGACTGCCCATTGGCCCAGGAAGAGATCATTGAGATCAACAGGGCAGGTGAGTGATGGAGCTGAGCTGAGATCATGCCTGGGTGTTCCGTGTGgatgaaaaaaagcaaagactAGCAACTTAATAATTTAGCAAAATAAATTCACGTCAACTTTACTGCTTATTTTTCCTGCTTATTTTTTCTCCAATACATATCTCGTCTCCCTTTATAGCATCACACCGCATGAAaggtgatgtgtttttgaaattattttatttctcgTTTAGTCTATGAATTGtccaaaaactgtaaaaaaagatttattttatacattttatagaGCTGGCAGCCCTCATGAGGACTATGCTGCCCATTACACAAGTTGGAATCTGGCTCGTAGAACCATCAGGCAATGTCCTCCTTTGGTCTCCCCCATTTCAACATTCTATCTATCAATAAAGGCACTCTCTGAcccaaaaaatatctaaaaataagttaaataaatggtCAATTGTCTGCAAAATCCCAAATTTCCCTCCAGAACATAGGagggacatcactatgtaacacttggccagcactccaacacattgtatgtgataggttaaggggcagGACAGCTCTTAACAAttacaaatcacaacagagtcggccagcaaaccaatcagagcagactgggctctggtttcagacagagggtgaaaagaggtgctgcaccacaggcagtatgagaaacataaagagctttttgaacgttaaagcatggagacaggtcccagtagagacactacatactgatatacacctgaaaatgacattattatgAACTTTTTAACATGAAAAGAAGAACAGCTGCAGATAATTTGAGGGATTAGGTCATGTCTCAAATGTGTACCCCAATTAGAACAACTTTAATTGTGAGATTTACTAAGAAGGGCTTCAATTTGGCTGTGGTTGAGCATTAGATATTAtggggtgggtgtgtgtgtgtgtgtgtgtgtgttatccgCACATGGTTTGCCTAGGTGGAGAAATGATTcgtcattttttacttttctggtTATAGTCCCAAAATCTAAAGGTAATCACTGGAGTGGCTGTCCAAGATTCTCACGTTATCATCACACAGGTGATGAGAGGTCAGATTTGAAGCTGGATTGATGGGAGAAGTGTGCATCTAATAGGTTTAGAAGCTGTAAATAACTTGCTGATGTCCTCGTTCTTCCCAGAGAGCAGAACACtaaaatagattttaatttACGAAAGCTGCTAAAAAAGCCTATTACTTTTTCTCGACAAATCCCTGCCCCCCCATCTCACAGTCGGATGCTGTACCACCAGGCCCGACAGGTTCAGATTATCCAGGATTGGGTCGTTATGAATACCTTATATTTTGTGCCTGTCGGGACAGTGATCCGGGTTATCACATCTCTGCTGTTTTAATTCTCATGTCCATCATCTGCACCGATACACCAatgttcgtgtgtgtgtttgtgtgtgtttgtttgtgtgtgtgtgtgtgtgtgtgtgtgtgtgtgtgtgtgtgtgtgtgtgtgtgtcagctgttgGTTGTGGAGTTGCAGCATGTGCCTTTACAGGATTTGCATTTAGCCTTAAGATTGGCTTGCCACCCACAGTGTTTGACAGCAAAGTGACatgttatcagtgtgtgtgtgtgtgtgtgtgtgtgtgtgtgtgtgtgtgtgtgtgtgtgtgtgtgtgtgcgtgcgtgcgtgcgtgcgtgcgtgcgtgcgtgcgtgcgtgtgtgtttgagttcagTTGCACATGCATTGTTACATATCACATGTTCCTTACTTTTGGTTCTGCACATCTTTAGAAATTACCAAtcagaaaaatacacatttcagtACTGCAAACTATCTTCATTCCAGTGTTAATTTGTGTGGTagtctaattaaaaaaaacttacgttgtgtttttatgaactTTAAATTGTTGCTGAGCCTAACGTTAAGCTTATTACCGCTGAACATTCAATGCACAACCAATCAGACAACAGCTGTAGGCTATGTAGCATCGCTAGCTAGCAGAGGAGGTCacaatagaaacaaaaacatcactgGCTGTACTGTTTTCACTGGCTTTTCAAGGCAAATTGTGTATtgtgtgaatgcagcttaaCTCTAAACGATCGCTGTCTTTGCTACGTAAGAGAAGTCACAGAAGAAGCCATGATTGCGATTGTACGTTGAGGGTTTTTTTCAATACTTAATTACTGCACCACTGTACTTGAGTTGAAAATAAGCCACCGTTAATTTTATAGTTGATTGAGCGGTCTCTCATGATTTGGTACCGGGAACGAtagttgctagctagctaacaacgGTGATCGTGACTTTTGGTGAGCGCAAAGCAACCATGTGCATTTTGAGACAACACTATGGGatcaaaaaaaagacatgaaatatggcACTCTCCTAAATAAAGTGTCCAGA
The window above is part of the Eleginops maclovinus isolate JMC-PN-2008 ecotype Puerto Natales chromosome 16, JC_Emac_rtc_rv5, whole genome shotgun sequence genome. Proteins encoded here:
- the LOC134878269 gene encoding potassium voltage-gated channel subfamily C member 1-like, whose translation is MTCSASDSEKIVINCGGIRHETYRSTLKTLPGTRLSWLTEPDAYSNFDYDPKSDEFFFDRHPATFAFILNYYRTGKLHCPNDVCGPLFEEELAFWGIDETDVEACCWMNYRQHRDAEEALDSFEQPEPDAPEDDPALTGGADGDLKRLCMQEDGRRATRWAVVRPFMWALFEDPYSSKYARYVAFGSLFFILLSISTFCLETHEAFNTIYNKTENVTVGNVTHEEIVYEVVTDGWLTYVEGVCVIWFTIEVMARVVFCPDKAEFFRSALNIIDFVAIVPFYLEVALSGLSSKTAKDVLSFLRVVRFVRILRIFKLTRHFVGLRVLGHTLRASTNEFLLLIIFLALGVLIFATMIYYAERIGADPDDPTAAAHTNFKNIPIGFWWAVVTMTTLGYGDMYPETWSGMLVGALCALAGVLTIAMPVPVIVNNFGMYYSLAMAKQKLPKKRNKHIPRAPQPGSPNYCKPDALAMATASPHRLMGNVLGPGMVGSGSMMGTGDCPLAQEEIIEINRADSKQNGDAAANAALANEDCPTIDQVLGDERSPATGGLGSTTSRERYPHDRACFLLSAGEFQRTTDGNVRKGCDRSCVSTGYEKSRSLNNISGMTGAPLRLTPITNSTFEPFEPPGLRRCHSPIPSIL